Proteins found in one Mycobacterium branderi genomic segment:
- a CDS encoding VOC family protein: MALSDVLARRFLHVNLNCKSLDATEALYVKQLGLSARMRSDPDAPSDGRILGLQGETRAATSFLYDARGGRNACALEAIQWTTPGLKPDPNPDPARPGIRSALFTVGDLDTYVGGLRGAGFAVSDPLTGLISGGKSVLVMDPDGVVIELTEMPADLPTALFAGIRLSVIDVAATVDFLTAIGFMVLQAPAGMAVAGDQLAPGCGGTQAQCVVARLALPEDRHQFTISVVQHPAAVTHPLPVGGNSQGLYRCALRVDNVERAVSSLPGSVELLGDPVWCPLPGTKIDGLYVAFMRSPDGVVFEFVERPLKYFTG, encoded by the coding sequence ATGGCCCTTAGCGATGTGCTGGCGCGGCGCTTCCTGCACGTCAACCTCAACTGCAAATCGCTGGATGCCACCGAAGCGCTGTATGTGAAGCAACTCGGCCTATCGGCTCGGATGCGCTCCGACCCCGACGCACCCTCCGACGGCAGAATCCTGGGGCTGCAGGGCGAAACACGCGCTGCCACATCGTTTTTGTACGACGCTCGCGGCGGCCGCAACGCATGCGCGCTGGAAGCCATCCAGTGGACCACTCCGGGACTCAAACCCGATCCCAATCCTGACCCTGCACGTCCCGGAATCCGCTCGGCGCTGTTCACCGTCGGCGATCTGGACACCTATGTGGGCGGTCTGCGCGGCGCCGGCTTTGCGGTGAGCGATCCGCTGACCGGCCTGATTTCGGGCGGCAAATCGGTGCTGGTGATGGACCCGGACGGCGTCGTCATCGAGCTGACGGAAATGCCCGCCGACCTGCCGACCGCATTATTTGCCGGCATCCGGCTCTCGGTCATCGACGTGGCGGCCACCGTGGACTTCCTGACCGCCATCGGTTTTATGGTGCTGCAGGCACCGGCGGGCATGGCGGTCGCGGGTGATCAGCTGGCGCCGGGCTGCGGCGGGACCCAGGCGCAGTGCGTCGTGGCGCGCCTGGCGTTACCCGAAGATCGGCACCAGTTCACGATCAGCGTCGTGCAGCATCCCGCCGCAGTCACCCATCCGCTCCCGGTGGGCGGCAACAGTCAGGGCCTGTATCGTTGTGCGTTGCGGGTAGACAACGTCGAAAGAGCGGTTTCTTCGTTGCCCGGTTCGGTGGAGTTGCTGGGCGATCCGGTGTGGTGCCCGCTGCCGGGCACCAAGATCGACGGGCTCTACGTGGCCTTCATGCGCTCGCCGGACGGCGTTGTCTTCGAATTCGTCGAGCGGCCGCTGAAATACTTCACTGGCTGA
- a CDS encoding FadR/GntR family transcriptional regulator has product MEVDSLREPKMAERVATVLRKMMVRGEIAEGTMLPPESELIERFGVSRPTLREAFRVLESESLIKIRRGVHGGARVNRPRRQTLARYAGLILEYDGVTVRDVYAARAAIETPMVVQLAKDRDPAALEQLAQIVAREAELEGSDAVDAGTEFHAAIAKLSGNQTLQMISEMLHHIIEKANRSLQPSTGPAAEQATRRASKTHRMVLELIRAGDSEKAAELWDRHLRKAEEYVLSGAELSTVVDLLQ; this is encoded by the coding sequence GTGGAGGTCGACAGCCTTCGGGAGCCGAAGATGGCCGAGCGGGTCGCCACCGTGCTGCGCAAAATGATGGTGCGGGGCGAAATAGCCGAGGGCACCATGCTGCCGCCGGAATCTGAGTTGATCGAACGTTTCGGGGTATCACGGCCCACGCTGCGCGAGGCCTTCCGGGTGCTGGAATCGGAGTCGCTGATCAAGATCCGACGCGGTGTGCACGGGGGGGCGCGCGTCAATCGGCCGCGGCGCCAAACACTTGCCCGCTACGCGGGCCTGATACTCGAGTACGACGGTGTGACCGTGCGCGATGTCTATGCCGCCCGCGCCGCCATCGAGACGCCGATGGTCGTGCAGCTGGCCAAGGACCGCGACCCGGCCGCCCTCGAGCAACTCGCGCAGATCGTCGCCCGCGAAGCCGAGCTCGAAGGAAGCGACGCCGTGGACGCGGGCACCGAATTTCACGCCGCGATCGCCAAGCTGTCCGGAAACCAGACGCTGCAGATGATCAGCGAGATGCTGCATCACATCATCGAGAAGGCAAACCGGTCGCTGCAGCCCAGTACGGGTCCCGCGGCAGAGCAGGCCACGCGCCGCGCGTCCAAGACACATCGAATGGTGCTGGAGCTGATCCGGGCCGGAGACTCAGAGAAGGCCGCCGAGCTGTGGGATCGGCATCTGAGGAAGGCCGAGGAATACGTGCTCTCCGGAGCCGAGTTGTCGACAGTCGTCGACCTGCTGCAATGA
- a CDS encoding PaaI family thioesterase yields MSRPAGGAVPHDVETPRRIFGRFGIESLDEDPVAATTVMSMCVAGMTNPFTGAATVGPLAILVDAASGLANHLRRNPDEWSVSSELSLELSPDGAALATADPDVPVIADARVLGPKGSSSLSFCTLSCAGTIIGGATVRSYYLSADRVVGNRVSDTLIRTPYTPLSELMAVEVTPSNDGRRVLRQLTDPVLYNDVGIVHGGVSSAGLELAASAVISDDGSPLRTASVRVNFLRPFMAGECSRYEAAPLRIGRGTAVADAQAIDDMGRVALTARVTAYR; encoded by the coding sequence ATGAGCAGGCCGGCAGGTGGCGCCGTGCCCCATGACGTTGAAACGCCCCGGCGCATCTTCGGCCGGTTCGGCATCGAATCCTTGGACGAGGACCCGGTGGCGGCCACGACCGTCATGTCGATGTGTGTCGCCGGCATGACCAATCCGTTCACCGGCGCCGCGACGGTCGGGCCTCTCGCCATCCTGGTCGACGCGGCAAGCGGTCTGGCCAATCACTTGCGCCGCAACCCGGATGAATGGTCGGTTTCGAGCGAACTCTCACTAGAGCTGAGTCCGGACGGCGCTGCTTTGGCCACCGCCGACCCGGATGTCCCGGTGATCGCCGACGCCCGGGTACTGGGCCCAAAAGGGAGCAGTTCGCTGTCGTTTTGCACACTGTCCTGCGCCGGCACCATCATCGGCGGTGCAACCGTGCGCTCCTATTACCTTTCCGCTGACCGTGTGGTCGGTAACCGGGTGAGCGACACCTTGATCAGGACGCCGTACACCCCGTTGTCGGAGCTGATGGCGGTAGAGGTCACGCCCTCAAACGATGGGCGGCGGGTGCTGCGCCAACTCACCGACCCTGTGCTCTACAACGACGTGGGTATCGTGCACGGCGGCGTGTCGTCCGCGGGCCTGGAACTGGCGGCCTCTGCGGTCATCAGCGACGACGGCTCGCCACTGCGGACGGCGTCAGTGCGGGTGAATTTCCTGCGCCCGTTTATGGCCGGCGAGTGTTCCCGTTACGAGGCCGCCCCGTTGCGGATCGGCCGCGGCACCGCGGTTGCCGACGCGCAGGCCATCGATGACATGGGCAGGGTCGCGCTTACCGCACGCGTCACCGCTTATCGCTGA
- a CDS encoding enoyl-CoA hydratase/isomerase family protein, whose product MTTSEVATLAGYEAFAPSLLVEKVGAVHVVSINRPEAFNAVDEAVHKALTRIWRALLDDDDVRAVVTTGVGKAFSAGGDMVMFGRLIENPRARTEQIADARTVFTEVINFGKPLVSAVNGPAVGLGCSIALLSDLLVMGESSYLADPHVAVGLTAGDGGAAMLPLLVGMMKAKEYVLLGDKITASVAKELNLVTRVVADDKVLDEALALAERLAALPAQAVQSTKIAMNMHLSRAALGVLEYALAAEYTSFTTQEFKDRVAAFRARSNQK is encoded by the coding sequence ATGACAACTTCAGAGGTGGCCACGCTGGCCGGATACGAGGCGTTCGCCCCGTCGCTGCTGGTGGAAAAGGTCGGTGCAGTCCACGTGGTCAGCATCAACCGGCCCGAGGCGTTCAACGCGGTTGACGAGGCGGTTCACAAGGCGCTGACCAGAATCTGGCGCGCGCTGCTCGACGATGATGACGTACGGGCCGTCGTGACGACTGGTGTCGGCAAGGCGTTCTCGGCGGGCGGGGACATGGTGATGTTCGGCCGGCTGATCGAGAATCCGCGGGCGCGTACCGAGCAGATCGCCGATGCCCGAACGGTTTTCACTGAGGTGATCAATTTCGGCAAGCCCCTGGTGTCGGCGGTTAACGGTCCGGCCGTCGGATTGGGCTGCTCCATCGCGTTGCTCTCGGATCTGCTGGTGATGGGGGAGAGCAGCTACCTTGCCGATCCCCACGTGGCGGTCGGGCTGACGGCGGGCGACGGCGGCGCCGCGATGCTGCCGTTGCTGGTCGGCATGATGAAAGCCAAAGAGTACGTACTGCTCGGTGACAAGATCACCGCGTCGGTTGCCAAAGAACTCAACCTGGTGACCCGCGTGGTCGCCGACGACAAGGTGCTCGATGAGGCGTTGGCGCTGGCGGAACGACTGGCCGCGCTGCCCGCGCAAGCGGTGCAGTCGACCAAGATCGCGATGAACATGCACCTGAGCCGGGCGGCGCTGGGCGTGTTGGAATACGCGCTGGCCGCCGAGTACACCTCGTTTACCACGCAGGAGTTCAAGGACCGGGTGGCCGCGTTCCGGGCTCGCTCGAATCAGAAGTAG
- a CDS encoding LLM class flavin-dependent oxidoreductase — MRAGLVLPRDQRRVPAMARWAEEQGFDWVACGEHLFFHGRTPNAFVLLAAAAGATERIRLLSALTILPLYPAVLAAKLVATLDQVSNGRFDFGVGIGGEYPPEFASVGVPVRERGARTDEGLALVTRLVGGEPVQFAGRWSRVDGLSLNPPALQRPWPPVWIGGRRDGAFRRAGRFADVWMPYMYTPQRLEDSLESVRAYAAQFGRDPSTIRSAIFCWGSIERDSAVARREAIAAVSATYKQDFEPLADRYLLTGTPQQVVERLGEFRDAGAQTVIFGGPRDADAWQRSAELFAAEVLPAIRGW, encoded by the coding sequence ATGCGCGCCGGCCTCGTGTTACCCCGCGACCAGCGCCGCGTCCCGGCCATGGCGCGATGGGCTGAGGAGCAGGGGTTCGACTGGGTGGCATGTGGCGAACACTTGTTTTTTCATGGCCGCACCCCCAACGCGTTCGTCCTGCTCGCCGCGGCCGCCGGCGCCACCGAGCGCATCCGGCTGCTGAGCGCGCTGACCATCTTGCCGCTCTATCCGGCGGTGCTTGCGGCCAAGCTGGTCGCCACGCTCGACCAGGTGTCCAACGGGCGCTTCGACTTCGGTGTGGGCATCGGTGGTGAGTATCCACCCGAATTCGCCTCCGTGGGAGTTCCGGTGCGGGAGCGGGGGGCACGCACCGACGAAGGGCTGGCGCTGGTCACCCGACTGGTCGGTGGTGAGCCGGTGCAGTTCGCCGGCCGGTGGTCGAGAGTCGACGGTCTGTCGCTGAATCCGCCTGCGCTTCAACGCCCGTGGCCGCCGGTGTGGATCGGTGGTCGCCGCGATGGTGCCTTCCGCCGTGCCGGGCGTTTCGCCGATGTGTGGATGCCCTACATGTACACGCCGCAACGGCTCGAGGACAGCCTCGAATCGGTTCGGGCTTATGCGGCACAGTTCGGCCGCGACCCAAGCACGATCCGGAGTGCCATCTTCTGTTGGGGCTCGATCGAACGTGATTCGGCGGTGGCGCGCCGCGAAGCCATCGCGGCGGTCAGCGCGACCTACAAGCAGGACTTCGAGCCGCTTGCCGACCGCTATCTGCTCACGGGAACTCCGCAACAAGTCGTTGAGCGGCTCGGGGAATTCCGGGATGCCGGCGCGCAGACGGTCATCTTCGGCGGTCCACGCGACGCCGACGCCTGGCAGCGAAGTGCCGAGTTGTTCGCCGCAGAGGTGCTGCCGGCCATCCGCGGCTGGTGA
- a CDS encoding class I adenylate-forming enzyme family protein, whose translation MHSQRSWSGRVLETLLRDPQAPAIISSPDRCTWTAATLLGMAAGAIELLDAHGAAPGQYVPALLSTRPASVAMLLAGAWSRRPLAPLGPHMTERELLGCLESLDGGLLVAEPEWADKAGHLAAKTGRRVAILDQLAPGADPCSLRGEPAVAFMMHTSGTTGAPKQVLVREAALARRAEVNGALLQLGPGARLAIGGLFHHVAGLGNIAVALANQTALVMYPSFSVAAWRDLDAVAPTHTVTVPSVIETLLDADALRLPTLKVLGYGGSPIRPDTMRRIHHVMPDVALVELFGQTEGSPLTVLSHDDHRAALGGREELLRSVGRAAPGVELRIDNPGPDGVGEVWARCGHSFVVDAEGWQHTGDLGRLVDGYLYLVGRQGDKIIRGGENVFPVEVEHILQSHPGVAEAAVVGVPDQRLGETIRACIVAVDPASPPSVDELRAYCRERLAGFKVPAQWTFTNALPRNAAGKILRRELVSAVKE comes from the coding sequence GTGCACAGTCAACGTAGCTGGTCCGGGCGGGTGCTCGAGACGCTGCTTCGCGATCCGCAGGCACCGGCGATCATCTCTTCGCCCGATCGCTGCACGTGGACGGCCGCCACTCTTCTAGGCATGGCGGCCGGTGCGATCGAGCTGCTCGACGCCCACGGAGCAGCGCCGGGCCAGTATGTCCCGGCACTGCTGAGCACCCGGCCGGCCTCGGTGGCCATGCTGCTGGCCGGTGCATGGTCGCGGCGCCCGTTGGCACCGCTCGGGCCGCACATGACCGAGCGCGAACTTCTGGGCTGCCTCGAGAGCCTGGACGGCGGGCTGCTGGTGGCAGAACCGGAGTGGGCCGACAAGGCCGGCCACCTAGCGGCCAAGACCGGACGACGCGTTGCGATCCTCGATCAGCTGGCACCGGGCGCGGACCCCTGCTCGTTGCGTGGGGAGCCCGCGGTGGCGTTCATGATGCACACTTCCGGCACGACCGGCGCTCCCAAGCAGGTCCTGGTACGTGAAGCGGCGCTGGCGCGCCGCGCCGAAGTCAACGGTGCGTTGTTGCAACTCGGGCCGGGTGCCCGCCTGGCGATCGGCGGCCTGTTTCATCATGTCGCGGGCCTGGGCAACATCGCCGTGGCGCTGGCCAACCAGACCGCGCTGGTGATGTACCCATCGTTCAGCGTGGCGGCCTGGCGGGATCTGGACGCGGTCGCACCGACACACACGGTGACCGTGCCCTCCGTCATCGAAACACTGCTGGACGCAGACGCTTTGAGACTGCCCACCCTGAAAGTCCTCGGCTACGGCGGATCGCCGATCCGCCCGGACACCATGCGCCGGATCCACCACGTGATGCCGGATGTCGCGCTCGTGGAGCTGTTCGGCCAGACCGAGGGCAGCCCGCTGACTGTGCTGAGCCACGACGACCATCGCGCCGCCCTGGGGGGCCGCGAGGAACTGCTGAGATCTGTCGGGCGCGCGGCGCCGGGAGTCGAACTGCGCATTGACAATCCGGGTCCGGACGGTGTGGGAGAGGTATGGGCCCGCTGCGGCCATTCCTTCGTCGTCGACGCCGAGGGCTGGCAGCACACCGGCGATTTGGGCCGCCTGGTAGACGGCTATCTCTACCTCGTCGGCCGCCAGGGCGACAAGATCATTCGCGGCGGTGAGAACGTGTTCCCCGTCGAAGTTGAACACATCCTGCAAAGCCATCCCGGCGTTGCCGAAGCGGCGGTCGTCGGGGTCCCCGATCAGCGGCTCGGCGAGACGATCCGGGCCTGCATCGTGGCCGTCGACCCAGCGTCGCCGCCGAGCGTCGACGAGCTGCGCGCCTACTGCCGGGAAAGGCTGGCCGGGTTCAAGGTTCCCGCGCAATGGACGTTCACGAATGCGTTGCCGCGCAACGCCGCGGGCAAGATCTTGCGCCGCGAACTCGTCTCAGCCGTGAAGGAGTAG
- a CDS encoding amidohydrolase family protein, whose product MTLADPATGSADTARKIWAHSGDSHVMEPDDLWTSRLPKRLAERAPRTERGDKYEIVYVDGEQIDRQLNDFMDAMRPPGFKDVTIRLQDLDQEGVWCQLAFPSSGFWTVNIADPELARAVVRAWNEWAADDFMASQDRIFTPAIVPLADIGDAVAEVEWAAEHGFQAIFLPTSVPDDKAWGLDLWEPLWAATEAAGMVLAYHIGTGRNNVVYRGPGGAIVNYMETTYPGMRVVSHLVASGALDRHPSLKLLIAEGGAGWVPALGDRLDEAYRQHGMFVRPRLSRLPSEIMRQQVYASFQHDVSAVQVIEGTQYYNVMWGDDYPHLEGTYGHTQQTLRQLFDTVDPRIVERVLRGTFEELFTVPPMSDDKRESLSAAGDAADRR is encoded by the coding sequence ATGACATTGGCAGACCCGGCCACCGGAAGCGCCGACACAGCCCGCAAGATCTGGGCTCATTCCGGTGACTCGCACGTCATGGAGCCAGACGACTTGTGGACCTCTCGGCTGCCGAAGCGGCTGGCGGAGCGGGCGCCCCGGACCGAGCGCGGGGACAAGTACGAGATCGTCTACGTCGACGGAGAGCAGATCGACCGTCAGCTCAACGACTTCATGGATGCGATGCGCCCACCGGGCTTCAAAGACGTGACAATCCGGCTACAAGACCTGGACCAGGAAGGTGTGTGGTGCCAGCTTGCGTTCCCCTCGTCGGGCTTCTGGACGGTCAACATCGCCGACCCCGAACTGGCCCGTGCGGTGGTGCGCGCGTGGAACGAGTGGGCCGCCGACGATTTCATGGCGAGCCAGGACCGGATCTTCACCCCGGCCATCGTGCCGCTTGCCGACATCGGTGACGCCGTCGCCGAGGTGGAATGGGCCGCCGAGCACGGCTTCCAGGCGATCTTCCTGCCCACCAGCGTGCCCGACGACAAGGCCTGGGGTTTGGACTTGTGGGAGCCGTTGTGGGCGGCGACCGAGGCGGCGGGCATGGTGCTCGCCTATCACATCGGAACCGGGCGGAACAACGTCGTGTACCGCGGGCCGGGCGGTGCCATCGTCAACTACATGGAGACCACCTACCCCGGCATGCGGGTGGTGTCGCACCTGGTGGCCAGCGGCGCCCTGGACCGCCACCCCAGTTTGAAGCTGCTGATCGCCGAAGGTGGTGCCGGCTGGGTGCCCGCTCTCGGGGACCGGTTGGACGAGGCCTACCGTCAGCACGGCATGTTTGTGCGGCCGCGGCTGAGTCGGTTGCCCAGTGAGATTATGCGCCAACAGGTTTACGCATCTTTCCAGCATGACGTCAGCGCGGTGCAGGTCATCGAGGGCACCCAGTACTACAACGTGATGTGGGGCGACGACTATCCGCACCTGGAGGGAACCTACGGCCACACCCAGCAGACGCTGCGTCAACTGTTCGACACTGTCGACCCGCGCATCGTCGAGCGCGTGTTGCGGGGAACTTTCGAAGAACTGTTCACCGTCCCGCCGATGAGCGATGACAAACGTGAAAGCCTTTCCGCCGCAGGTGATGCTGCAGATCGCCGATGA
- a CDS encoding FadR/GntR family transcriptional regulator, translating to MPVPLDASAVRVPKAGELVAAELRRKIVTGELEVGEPLPGEAALMAQFGVSRPTLREAFRILESEQLIRVLRGAHGGARVLKPDPAVAARYTGVLLQSLGTPLLDVYRARATLEESAIGMAAGRRLTANVKELERLLGEGAQVVDDPPAYAEHDVTFHRAVVDLADSITLKVLADMLFHIIGAHNRAFIAAHPEGYEVPANRTAQRAHAKLVRLLDTGDLDAAQRHWRRHLDGVEKYMVGDSKQTIVDVLAAASFG from the coding sequence CTGCCAGTGCCACTAGACGCATCTGCGGTCAGGGTGCCCAAGGCCGGTGAGCTGGTTGCGGCGGAGCTGCGGCGCAAGATCGTCACCGGCGAGCTCGAGGTGGGTGAGCCGCTACCCGGCGAGGCCGCGCTGATGGCTCAGTTCGGAGTGTCCCGACCGACATTGCGCGAGGCGTTTCGAATCCTCGAGTCCGAACAGCTGATCCGGGTGCTCCGCGGCGCCCACGGCGGTGCGCGGGTATTGAAGCCGGACCCGGCGGTGGCCGCACGCTACACGGGCGTGCTGCTGCAGTCCCTCGGCACACCGCTGCTCGACGTCTACCGTGCGCGCGCGACGCTCGAGGAGTCGGCGATCGGGATGGCGGCCGGCCGGCGCCTTACCGCCAACGTCAAGGAGTTGGAGCGGCTGCTCGGCGAGGGCGCACAAGTGGTCGACGATCCGCCGGCCTATGCCGAACACGATGTCACATTTCACCGGGCCGTCGTCGACCTAGCCGACAGCATCACGTTGAAGGTGTTGGCGGACATGCTGTTTCACATCATCGGCGCGCACAATCGGGCATTCATCGCCGCACATCCCGAGGGTTACGAGGTGCCGGCGAACCGCACTGCCCAACGCGCCCACGCCAAGCTGGTCAGGCTGCTCGACACCGGGGATCTGGATGCCGCGCAGCGGCACTGGCGTCGGCACCTGGACGGCGTGGAGAAGTACATGGTCGGCGATTCTAAACAGACGATCGTCGACGTGCTGGCCGCCGCAAGCTTCGGGTAG
- a CDS encoding FadR/GntR family transcriptional regulator: MTAEPADDAADQRLHVPKMAEVIVDRLRRQIVRGQLAEGEALPSEQELQARFGVSRPTLREAFRILEAESLITIRRGAHGGALVRVPNTDVAARYAAFILEHRGTTLADLYEARIVMEPAAVGLLATKRTQRDIARLRQALDEHDALVANPKASIRTHTGFHALLIELTGNQTLQVLAGMIQRIIDLANWKHVESDAGSAAHAQASRRGLKAHHRVVDLIEAADEAAATELWRSHLIGARDYLLRADVKTVLDLMS, encoded by the coding sequence ATGACAGCCGAACCTGCCGATGACGCGGCCGATCAGCGTCTGCACGTGCCGAAGATGGCCGAGGTCATCGTCGATCGGCTGCGGCGACAGATCGTGCGAGGCCAGCTGGCCGAAGGCGAAGCACTTCCCTCCGAACAGGAACTGCAGGCCCGCTTCGGGGTTTCGCGGCCAACCCTGCGCGAGGCGTTTAGGATCCTGGAAGCCGAATCGCTGATCACGATCAGGCGGGGAGCGCACGGCGGCGCGCTGGTGCGGGTGCCCAACACCGACGTCGCTGCGCGATATGCGGCATTCATCCTCGAGCATCGGGGGACGACCCTGGCCGATCTGTATGAAGCGCGCATCGTGATGGAGCCCGCGGCGGTGGGACTGTTGGCGACCAAACGCACCCAGCGCGACATCGCCCGGTTGCGCCAGGCTTTGGACGAGCACGATGCACTGGTCGCTAATCCGAAAGCCTCGATTCGCACCCACACCGGGTTTCACGCGCTGCTCATCGAACTCACCGGGAATCAGACGCTGCAGGTGCTCGCGGGGATGATCCAGCGCATCATCGACCTGGCGAACTGGAAGCACGTCGAATCCGACGCCGGCAGCGCGGCGCATGCACAGGCCAGCCGCCGCGGCTTGAAGGCCCACCACCGGGTCGTGGACCTGATCGAGGCCGCCGATGAGGCCGCAGCCACCGAGTTGTGGCGCAGCCACCTGATCGGGGCCCGCGATTATCTGCTGCGCGCCGATGTGAAGACCGTGCTTGACCTGATGAGCTGA
- a CDS encoding TIGR03617 family F420-dependent LLM class oxidoreductase translates to MRIDAKLTWADGGKQSLTGFAEGARTAESDGYHGLWSAESAHDPFLPLIAAAHVTSTLQLGTAIAVAFARNPMSLAYTAHDLQTLSEGRFLLGLGSQVRPHIERRFGMPWSRPAARMREFIEAMRAIWTAWATGEPLRFRGDFYSHTLMTPFFAPPPSPFGPPAVYLAAVGEQMTEVAGAACDGLLPHPFTTARYLRERTLPAVQRGLASSGRSAENFSISLSGLVVSGRTEEEMAQAMHGVKQQIAFYASTPAYYPVLELHGWGDLGHQLTALSRSDSPDRWTRMGGVIDDDIVAAFAVVAEPDRLGHAIAERYGDIADRFNFYAPYEHDPGLWMPAIDYLSDRERTRP, encoded by the coding sequence GTGAGGATCGATGCCAAGCTGACCTGGGCCGACGGCGGCAAGCAGTCGCTGACTGGCTTCGCCGAAGGTGCCCGAACGGCCGAATCCGACGGATATCACGGCCTGTGGAGCGCGGAGTCGGCCCACGATCCGTTTCTGCCGTTGATCGCCGCGGCGCACGTCACGTCCACGTTGCAGCTGGGCACCGCGATCGCCGTGGCGTTCGCCCGCAATCCGATGTCGCTGGCCTACACCGCCCATGATCTGCAAACCCTCAGCGAGGGAAGGTTTCTGCTCGGCCTCGGCAGCCAGGTCCGTCCGCACATCGAGCGCAGGTTCGGCATGCCATGGAGCCGGCCCGCCGCACGGATGCGGGAATTCATCGAGGCGATGCGCGCGATCTGGACCGCATGGGCCACCGGTGAGCCACTTCGCTTTCGCGGCGATTTCTACAGCCACACTCTGATGACCCCCTTCTTCGCGCCGCCGCCCTCACCGTTCGGGCCACCCGCCGTGTATCTGGCCGCGGTGGGCGAGCAGATGACCGAAGTCGCCGGCGCAGCCTGCGACGGATTGCTGCCGCACCCCTTCACCACCGCGCGATATCTGCGCGAGCGCACACTGCCCGCGGTGCAACGCGGGCTCGCCAGTTCGGGCCGAAGCGCCGAGAATTTCTCGATCAGCCTGTCCGGTCTGGTGGTGTCGGGGCGAACCGAAGAAGAGATGGCGCAGGCCATGCACGGCGTCAAGCAACAGATTGCGTTCTACGCGAGCACCCCCGCCTACTACCCCGTGTTGGAGCTGCACGGCTGGGGTGACCTTGGGCATCAACTGACCGCACTGTCGCGCAGCGACTCCCCCGACCGCTGGACCCGGATGGGCGGGGTGATCGACGACGACATCGTCGCGGCGTTCGCGGTCGTCGCCGAACCCGACCGTCTCGGCCACGCGATAGCCGAGCGTTACGGCGACATCGCCGACCGCTTCAACTTCTACGCGCCCTACGAGCACGACCCCGGCCTGTGGATGCCCGCAATCGACTACCTGTCCGACCGTGAAAGGACCCGCCCGTGA
- a CDS encoding MaoC/PaaZ C-terminal domain-containing protein codes for MKPGTSFRTAKRTVTEADLVQFVTWGGFNEALFFDASHAAAGGYTGRLVPGAMVYCIAEGLIIQTNVLNGTGLAFMSMELSVKKPVYVGDTLHAIVTTTESRATSKPGRGVVTATVSVRNQHDEEVLVFTPVRLIRGADYEEAQR; via the coding sequence ATGAAGCCGGGCACCAGTTTCCGCACCGCTAAACGCACCGTGACCGAAGCCGACCTGGTTCAATTCGTGACCTGGGGCGGCTTCAACGAAGCGTTGTTCTTCGACGCCTCGCATGCCGCGGCCGGCGGCTACACCGGCCGGCTGGTGCCCGGGGCGATGGTCTACTGCATCGCCGAAGGCCTCATCATCCAGACCAACGTGCTCAACGGCACCGGCCTGGCGTTCATGAGCATGGAGCTGTCGGTGAAAAAGCCGGTGTATGTCGGTGACACGTTGCACGCCATCGTCACCACCACCGAGTCACGAGCCACCAGTAAGCCCGGACGCGGCGTGGTCACCGCAACGGTCAGCGTGCGCAACCAGCATGACGAGGAGGTGCTCGTCTTCACCCCGGTGCGCTTGATCCGGGGCGCCGATTATGAGGAAGCGCAGCGCTGA